GAGTGTAAATTGCTTATTGGATGAATTGTAGGTAACGTTCCCCGGCATGGAACCGATATTCCGAGCCTTCCATCCTACTGGTAATTGAGCCGGATAGTCTTGTTCTACCGGAGGCGTCCAGCCCGGCGTCGGCCAGGTTTCACGTTCCTTAATATTGGCCAATTCATCTTCTGGCCAGACCCCGTAGGCAAAGAACGACAGGCGCTTCACATCCGGATAATTCTCGCGGATTCCCTTGTAAATCTCCTGATATTGATCATCAGTCCAGTCATTATCCAGTGTGGCTACAATCTCCACGTCGCTGCCACTGATCCGGTCGTTCGTATCCTTCAGAATGCCGTAAGAAGTGCTGTATACCCAATCACTATTGAACTCCCAGTCATCAAAGTACGCCATCGGTGCGACAAAGTCGATATCATCCTTGAATTTGGCTACATTCTGTCCAACCTCTGTAAATTCCGGCGGCAAGATATACACACCGAGCTGCACATCCGGATTTGAGGATGCGGAAATATCCTCACGGATATCGCCTACATACTGTCCAATTTGTTCAGTTCTCCATTCATTCCACTGCTCACGCTGAGGGGAATCCGTATTGAAGTTAATGCTGAGCGGGGAATAGCCGAACTGCGCCTGATACTTCGCAACCGTGTAATCGCTGACGTCCATGTTGTAATTGTCGAAACGAATCCAGTCTAGCACAACACCGTCAACAGCATAATTCTCGATCACTTCCTGAATGATGGAACGCTCATACTGCTGCACTTCGTGGTGAATCGGATTGACGAAGTATTCATTGCCGTTAGAACCTGTGAAAGGAGTCTGAACCCCGTCAACCAGTGCTTGCATCTGCCATTCATCGTGAGCAAGGAAGGCTTGCTGATCATGGAACTGAGGAATCCAGGCATGAACCTTGATTCCTGCAGCATGGGCTGCTGTAATGACAGCCTGCAGGGCATCGAAATTCTCGTAGCCTTGCGCGATCGGAGCGATATCGCTCTGATAAAATACACTTCCAGACGGAACCTCATCATCTTCATCCTGCTTCACGTTCATGCTGATGACATCGACACCGTAGCTTGTGGACAGCTGGATGAAATTATGGACATCCGCCGTATTCTTAAACTGGTTTACTGTCCGTACAATCACTTCCGTTTCAAAAGGGGGATTACTCTCCACATCGGCCTTAGCCGGCACGGAACCACCTGCTATCGAAGAAACTAATACGAAGCTTAACATTGCTATGAATTTCGACCTCAGCGCAAATGCCATAATATCGCCTCCACAAGTATAAGATTTAATAAAAGTCTTATTTCGTCGCGTTGATTTTTTTGACATTCTCCTGCCATTTTTCGGTTCTGAACTCAAGCAGCTTATCCAGGCCCGCTTTTTGGGTGTTCTTTTTGGCTGTCTCCAGTGCCGACAATACCTCTTCATCCGACTTCGCCTGAACCATTTGTGCGTAAGCAAGGGTATAAATATCCCCTACATTCTGTGCGATGATACCGATCTCCGTATCTGGAAGCGGATCGGTATTCACAAATTCCGTAATGTCCAGCGCGGTTTTCCAGGTGACCGTGGACTGCGCCACCGTCTCCCATGATTTCTGATTCGCAGAAAGCAGCGCCTCGAGGCTCATTTTTGCCGTATCAATAAAGGTCGTATTTCCTGCCCAGTTAAAGTCCTCGAATTTTCTCATCGTTTCCGTACGCTCGTTAGCAGGAGTCGTCTTGTATTTCTCGTTCGGAATTGGTGCTCCGTCTGCGTCCTCCTCATCCCAGTACAAGCCTTTAGGACCGAAGAAAAGCACCTTCTGTCCCTCTGGACCCGTAATCCAGTCAAAGTAAGCGAAGATGGCCTCCGGATCCTTGGCCTTTTTCGTAATGACATTGACGTTCCAACCCAGTGTCTCGAAACCGCTTACAAACACTTGTGTTTTGTCTATTCCGGCTTTATGAATCGGCCATATAATTTCATAACCGCTGTCCGGATTGTTCGCAGTCAGTGCACGGTGTCCCTCGGCTCCATACGTAGTGATATTGGATTCGACCATGACCGCTACCCGGCTGGTATTGACCTTTTCTTTGACCGCATCCTGGGTTTGTTGCAGTGCATCCTGCGTAATCAGCCGTTCACGATACAGCTTATTGATATACAGCACCATCTCCTCGTAGGCAGGATCGTCCAAGATAGATGACAGCTTGTCGCCTTCCGGATATCCCATGAGTGAAATGAACTTACTGGTGGAGTTCTCCTTAAAACCGCCATACATAATTTCCAGACCTGCCCCCTTTTCGCCAACCTCCAGGGGTACAACATCCGGATACTTCTCTTGCACCAAGCGTAAATATTGATACAAATCATCAAAGGTCTCCAGCGCCGGTCTGCCGAGCTCATTATAAATATCTTTATTTACCATCCATCCGCCGTTGCCGAATTGCCCGGATGTATACCAGTTGGGGATTTGATAGATTTTTCCGTCATCTGAACGGAGCAAATTCAGGGTGGATTCCTTCACATATTTCTTGAAGTTCGGATACTTGTCATAGTAATCATCCAGCGCAACAAGTTGCCCTGCCTGCACCAGCCGTTCCACTGAGGATCCCCGGTCAGTAAAAATGACATCCGGTAAATCACCACCGACGATCATCGTGTTGAGTTTTTCTCCGGCCGCACCTCCCGATTGAATCGGTTCAACAGTAACCTTACGGTTCTCCTGAATCCATTTTGTCGCCTCATTATCCCCCCAGGGTGATGTCGTAAGCCAGTCGTAATTTCCATAGAAGCTGAAGGTGACGGGCTTAATCCCGCTGCCGTCATCAGTGGCGACCTCGGTATTCAGATTTTTCTCGCTTGTGTTTGGTGAAGTGTTAGAATTCCCCCCTCCGCTACAGGCAGCGAGAAGAAGCACCAGCGAAGTCAGCAGAAGCGATACCCATTTCATACGATTGCCCATTCTTTTCCCTTCTTTCTACATAATATGGAGACTGCTGCTATTCTTTCAATGAACCGATCATTACGCCCTTAACAAAGTACTTTTGGAGAAAAGGGTACGTCAGGATAATCGGAATAGTAGCGATCATCATCGTAGCCATGGTCAGTGACTTCGTAGTAATCGTCCGATTTCGGTTCATATGATCCAGCGCGATGGCATTCGATGAACCAATTTGGGTCATAATGTTGGAGTTCATAACCTGCCGCAGCAGAGTCTGTATGGGAAGCAGTTCGTCCTTCGTAATATAGATCGCTCCCGTAAACCAGTCGTTCCAGTAACCAACCGCAGTAAATAAAGCAATCGTGGCCAGCACCGGGCCGGAGACGGGAATAACGATTCGGAAGAAAATGCCGTAGTTACTGCAACCGTCGATTTTGGCCGATTCCTCAAGCCCCTCAGGCAAAGCGTTGAAGAAGGTGCGGATGACAATCATGTTCCAGACGCTGATGATGCCGGGGATAATCAGAACCCAAAAGGTGTCCAGCATACCCAAAGAGCGAACTAGTAAATAACTAGGGATGAGCCCTCCACTGAAGAACATCGTAATCATGAAGAACACCATATATTGTTTTCGAAAAAGCAATGTTTTCTTGGACATTCCATAAGCTAACAGGGCCGTGAAAAAGACGGACAACGCCGTACCGCTCAATGTTCTAAGAATGGTGATCAGAAAAGAATTCAGCAGGCGATGATCCTGAAACACAATATAATAATTTTCCAGAGTAAATGCTCTCGGTAACAAGGTTACGCCGCCGAGCGCCGTATCGCTCCCTAGATTAAAGGAAATGACGAGTGCGTTCCAAAACGGGTACAGCATGAGTAACGCCAGCAGCGTCAAAAGGATATAAATAGTCCGCTGCATGATTTTGTCGCCTAGGCTTAGTCTCATTGTTCACCTCTCCTAAAAGGTTTATGGAGCATTACTTACAGCCGATACATCGCAATAAAACTTGCATCGGAAGCATTCGCTATGAACAGTAGTACCTACCAGAGACTAACATCTGCCCGGCGGGCAATTTTGTTGGCCACCACTAGCAGAATGACACTGATGACTGCTTTAAATAGTCCTACCGCTGTCGCATATGAGAATCTAGCATTCAAAATCCCAACACGGTACACATAGGTGTCGATAACATCGGAGTAGGGTCGAAGAATTGGATTGGTTGCCAGCAGCAAAATATCCTCGAAGCCCGCACTGAGCAGACTGCCGATGGCAAGAATCATAAAGATGATGATAATGGGGGTAATGCTGGGGAGTGTAATTAAGTGAATTTGCTTAAAACGGCTTGCTCCGTCTATAGAAGCGGCCTCATATAGGGTCGGATCAATGCCTGCAATTGCAGCCAGATAAACAATGCTCCCAAATCCGACCTCCTTCCATACATTTACACTTACTAGAATGGACCAGAAGTATTTGGGTAACGCCAGGAAGTTAACCGGCTCCCCGACTAGATTGAATCGCTCCAGCACATAGTTCACCGTTCCGTTGTCAACGGATAACAGCGAAAATACAAAACCAGATACAATAACCCAGGACAAAAAATAAGGTAAATAGCTGACGGTCTGGATAACGCGTTTAAAGCCCATATTCCCGATCTCATTCAGCATCAGTGCAAGAAGAATCGGGGCAGGAAAAGAGATAATCAATTTAAGCAAGCTGATCACAATGGTATTTCGCATCACATTCCAGAACTCCGGTGCCTCGAAGAACATTCTGAAATGCATAAATCCAACCCAGGGACTCTTCATAATGCCGCCAAAAATATCGTATTGCTGGAACGCCATAACCACACCATACATCGGAATGTAGCTAAAAATGAATACAAAGATAATTCCCGGCCAAACCATGGACTGCAAATCCAATTGACTGGTGAATTTCTTCCATCTACTTGGTTTCTCGGCCGTGTTCATCCGTTTTTCCTCCTCTGGACGATTCTAGTGAAACAACGGCAAAAACGCTTTGTTCTTCTCTAGCATTTCATCCAGCAGTTGTTCTGCTACGGTGACCGAGGGCACGAGCGGATGATGTACCATAGCCTGCAGGGCCATATCCCGGTCTCCGTGCACAGCCGCCTCGATGGTGAGGCTCTCGTATTGCTTGACCGCGGCTAGCAGGCCTTTGATGGACTGAGGAATTTTGCGCATCGGAATCGGCAGCGGACCTTGTCTAGTTACCAAACAGTTCACCTCAATGGAGGCATCGTCCGGCAAGAAGTCAATCATTCCGTTATTCCTTACATTCAACGTCTGGATATCGCGGAAATCATTATAAATGGAGCGCATTAGCAGCACTGCTGCTTCCGAGTAATAGGCTCCGCCGCGCTGCTCCAGCTGCTTTGGCTTCTCCTTCAGCTCTACGTTCCGGTACAGCTCAAACAGCTCCTCCTCCACCTTCTTCACTACCTCAGCGCGCGACCCGGTCGTTACTGCTGCTTCCTTCTGTTCCGCAAGCATCGTGTCTGTCAGATAGTAATAGCTCAGGTAATAAGAGGGGATGGCTTTCAAAGCATTCAGAAACCGGTGGTTCCAGGAATCAAACGGCACATTGCTCGCCTTGTAGCTCTGAGGGTAATCAATGAGCTCCTGCAGCTTGCTCTCACCGTCAATCACGACATCGGATACCCAATGCAGATGGTTGATGCCGACAAACTCCGCGTAGATCTTCTCCATAGGAAGTCCGAAGAACTCGGAGAGCCACTTTTGAAAACCGATAGGCGAGTTGCAGAGGCCTACGCTTTTTACGGATGAATATTTGTGAACAGCTTCAGTCACCATACCGGCCGGATTCGTAAAATTCAGCAACCAGGCATCCGGAGCCAGCTCCTCAATGTCCTTGCAAATATCCAGAATGACCGGAATAGTCCGTAGTCCTTTCATCATCCCTCCGGGACCCGTCGTCTCCTGACCG
This Paenibacillus sp. FSL R5-0345 DNA region includes the following protein-coding sequences:
- a CDS encoding family 10 glycosylhydrolase, which translates into the protein MAFALRSKFIAMLSFVLVSSIAGGSVPAKADVESNPPFETEVIVRTVNQFKNTADVHNFIQLSTSYGVDVISMNVKQDEDDEVPSGSVFYQSDIAPIAQGYENFDALQAVITAAHAAGIKVHAWIPQFHDQQAFLAHDEWQMQALVDGVQTPFTGSNGNEYFVNPIHHEVQQYERSIIQEVIENYAVDGVVLDWIRFDNYNMDVSDYTVAKYQAQFGYSPLSINFNTDSPQREQWNEWRTEQIGQYVGDIREDISASSNPDVQLGVYILPPEFTEVGQNVAKFKDDIDFVAPMAYFDDWEFNSDWVYSTSYGILKDTNDRISGSDVEIVATLDNDWTDDQYQEIYKGIRENYPDVKRLSFFAYGVWPEDELANIKERETWPTPGWTPPVEQDYPAQLPVGWKARNIGSMPGNVTYNSSNKQFTLSSTSTDIWGNGDQLNYIYKSVSGNAEIIVKVQSTSRLDGWAKAGIMIRESLGHNSKHADMMLTPENGATFQYRAETAGNMVDHTAAASAPRWLKLTRSGNTFKGAISANGNNWQTVGTVQIPMNRKVYIGIALSNPGDDSRNKAVFGNVKITD
- a CDS encoding extracellular solute-binding protein, encoding MGNRMKWVSLLLTSLVLLLAACSGGGNSNTSPNTSEKNLNTEVATDDGSGIKPVTFSFYGNYDWLTTSPWGDNEATKWIQENRKVTVEPIQSGGAAGEKLNTMIVGGDLPDVIFTDRGSSVERLVQAGQLVALDDYYDKYPNFKKYVKESTLNLLRSDDGKIYQIPNWYTSGQFGNGGWMVNKDIYNELGRPALETFDDLYQYLRLVQEKYPDVVPLEVGEKGAGLEIMYGGFKENSTSKFISLMGYPEGDKLSSILDDPAYEEMVLYINKLYRERLITQDALQQTQDAVKEKVNTSRVAVMVESNITTYGAEGHRALTANNPDSGYEIIWPIHKAGIDKTQVFVSGFETLGWNVNVITKKAKDPEAIFAYFDWITGPEGQKVLFFGPKGLYWDEEDADGAPIPNEKYKTTPANERTETMRKFEDFNWAGNTTFIDTAKMSLEALLSANQKSWETVAQSTVTWKTALDITEFVNTDPLPDTEIGIIAQNVGDIYTLAYAQMVQAKSDEEVLSALETAKKNTQKAGLDKLLEFRTEKWQENVKKINATK
- a CDS encoding carbohydrate ABC transporter permease, yielding MRLSLGDKIMQRTIYILLTLLALLMLYPFWNALVISFNLGSDTALGGVTLLPRAFTLENYYIVFQDHRLLNSFLITILRTLSGTALSVFFTALLAYGMSKKTLLFRKQYMVFFMITMFFSGGLIPSYLLVRSLGMLDTFWVLIIPGIISVWNMIVIRTFFNALPEGLEESAKIDGCSNYGIFFRIVIPVSGPVLATIALFTAVGYWNDWFTGAIYITKDELLPIQTLLRQVMNSNIMTQIGSSNAIALDHMNRNRTITTKSLTMATMMIATIPIILTYPFLQKYFVKGVMIGSLKE
- a CDS encoding ABC transporter permease, whose product is MNTAEKPSRWKKFTSQLDLQSMVWPGIIFVFIFSYIPMYGVVMAFQQYDIFGGIMKSPWVGFMHFRMFFEAPEFWNVMRNTIVISLLKLIISFPAPILLALMLNEIGNMGFKRVIQTVSYLPYFLSWVIVSGFVFSLLSVDNGTVNYVLERFNLVGEPVNFLALPKYFWSILVSVNVWKEVGFGSIVYLAAIAGIDPTLYEAASIDGASRFKQIHLITLPSITPIIIIFMILAIGSLLSAGFEDILLLATNPILRPYSDVIDTYVYRVGILNARFSYATAVGLFKAVISVILLVVANKIARRADVSLW
- a CDS encoding 6-phospho-beta-glucosidase: MKDTLKLVVIGAGSSYTPELIEGIILHYKELPVREIWLVDIEAGREKLHTIAELSKRMIAESGLPITVAQTLERREAIAGADFICTQIRVGMLEARKWDELIPLQYNVIGQETTGPGGMMKGLRTIPVILDICKDIEELAPDAWLLNFTNPAGMVTEAVHKYSSVKSVGLCNSPIGFQKWLSEFFGLPMEKIYAEFVGINHLHWVSDVVIDGESKLQELIDYPQSYKASNVPFDSWNHRFLNALKAIPSYYLSYYYLTDTMLAEQKEAAVTTGSRAEVVKKVEEELFELYRNVELKEKPKQLEQRGGAYYSEAAVLLMRSIYNDFRDIQTLNVRNNGMIDFLPDDASIEVNCLVTRQGPLPIPMRKIPQSIKGLLAAVKQYESLTIEAAVHGDRDMALQAMVHHPLVPSVTVAEQLLDEMLEKNKAFLPLFH